Genomic segment of Mercurialis annua linkage group LG6, ddMerAnnu1.2, whole genome shotgun sequence:
tttaataaaataatgtgtatattcttttaaaattattatactcATTAATAATATAGTCTTATAGATATTATAacaatgattatttttttttataattgaaaaatggAGCGTTCGTGGAAGGACTTAAACTCACAACTTAGCacgtttatatcatttgaattacagcttattggttgattaataattttttaactattaCTATAATCtagatttgaaatttttatatagtgaaaagttcttttttttcttttaataattttttatttacaattattttaactAATGTTCAAAATTGCCATGTACTcccttaattattttttaacgtaAGCACTCCCGTAATTTAATACTATTACACTTTTGTGGTCAATAATTGGTATCAATGTAAATCTATCATAATGGAGAATTAGAACTTGCTAATCCACTAAATCTAAAGTCTAATGAAGATTactttttttgttgcaataaattttttttctaaggTGTTATTTTGATTGAATAAAGTCTTTAACTCCTTTTTGATCCGTTCGAGCTTTAGATCTATgtttttgtagatctaaaaattgGAAGATCACTAATGGATCTATATTGAAGATGGAATTTGGAAAGTTTGAAGTTTCAAGAATCAAGCGTTTCAAGATcgtatttttaatttgaaccaTGTATGTTTTGGGTAACCTTTTGATGGTTGAAAAAGCCCTAATTGATGACTGTATTAACAGCTCTCATCATTACTTTAGAATAGttcttttaatttgttgaagAACCATTCATCtatgtaattttcattttcatcaatGAAAGTTttagcctttgttaaaaaaaaaaaaaaaaaaaaaaatatatggtgtggtttttttttatcatcccTTGCGAGGGTAGGTACCGGAAATGGATTTACTGATAGATGTAATGATATTAGAAAAAATGCAAATGGAACACCTGGCATGGCAATACTATCAAATTGAGATTAAAAAGATGCCAAGTTTTCCTACCTCGCTTAATTTTTAACCGGCAGTATTAATGGCGTTCTTTCTATCTTTATCAGAAAATACCAACAATTTTCCGCATGAAACTTAATTACTCCTCTATTTCAGAGTCAAAACAGCACAATTTTAGCATACGTACATTATTTTCGGTTACCAAATTCATGCAAATAatttgcatttattattttatgccCCATTACTTCTCATTGGCCGTAGTTTGTTTTGTTACTAAAATTACTACTCTCCTTTTAATTTGtgctaaaaataaatattcattgATGAAAAGAATTGCGAATGTCACCATCTGAAACCtaaccatatttttttataaaactaaaattcaTCTATAAACATATAATGAGTGTCATAAATAGGTATAACTTTTCATTAAGGAGTTGCAACCTTTCATCCGAAGTTATAACACACTTCCATGCAAATCCATAGATAACTGGGTGGTTAGTCCGTCATGAGCGATCTGATCCATATACTAACATCTCCCACTCGCACATGACGAGTTAGACTTTATTGCAAGATTTTCtattatcaataaaatataattacaattaATACTAGTATACAGGTCATGCGACCTAACAAATATACCAGCACTAGAAAATTTATAGTTATGCATCTGTTAGGAATAACGTAACAACTTCTATTCTTGAAAAAACAAATTGTAACTATTCTCGTTGTACCTTatatttatcctttttaaatgataaattctATTTCTTTACAGAGTATGTTAAACATCATATATACTTGTGAATTCATTATCAAATCACATTTATGTAAAAACACGATAAAATTGGCACCAATGAACACATTGAATCAAATCTTTTTTTCTCactcaaaatttataattttatacattatttttcTAAACATGTTTCGTAGGCCGAATCGTCCATAACCATACAGCAAGATAAGATAACAAAcaccaaaattaaatataaatagtagtAAAAAGTATAAAAGTACAGTCAAAAAAGTATTTATTCTTACACCAAAGTTAATTGCCGTCGCATTACCATCTATTATAGCATCTATAATTTCTATTACATCACCCCCAAAAATCAAAATCAGTTCTTTAAGTTTCACTTTGAAAGCTAAGTAAAATGCCTTTTCTAGGGCCAATGCTTCCATAAGCACAAGAGAGGACAAATGGAAAAATTGACGATTTTTttcggttcataatatttattatatttaaaagttatttttagtacataatatttgtcatattagaatttcaaaaaaaaaaaattgttgctatttttttaaatttatccctAACATTAAATAACTTAATAAGACTAAAAAAACCTAGACAAATAGcaattaatatggacaatttaataaaattctatactaatcaaaatatatttattacttttttaatttatatgatatgacaaaatgcgacaaatattatgaaccggaggAAGTACCTGATAACTATGAGTTGATAGCTCATAGCTGATTGTTGATAGCTGACATACATACTTGTTTAGTGAAACTTGATCAGTTTGTTATTGttattaggcctaattacttaaaaaaactctcacctttatttttttttttcatttataccatgatctaGAAAAAATAGCACACATACCCTTGACgttgtctttatgtttcacctctaccctcgaagtattaaattgaccttttttcatttaaaaaagagtttaaaatagtccttcaattttaatatatattctaattacacgtcaattttattaattatagaaaaacacctttttctttaaaaacattcaattaataataataatttaatttatattaattatcaataattttttaaaaattaaaaacagtaaaaaatttaacaaatgaaatatttttattttcgactTACCAcagtaaaacaaattttataatcCGCcatcaaatttaataattttttttttaatttttgagctCCCTTCCTTTCATGGAAAACGAGCTCCTTCccccatggaggaaggagcaacCTGCTCCTTTCTCTCAGTGCTCCTTTCTTCatggtttaaaaaaaacatatattgaaaattcaaaatattataaGTATTTGTTATACTTTTTTCATCAGACACCTAAATAGAgctttttaaaaagtaattttttttaaaaactgaatcaaACACCCATTAAAAATTTTGGCTCACAAAATAGGTTTAGtatatagatatttttttaCCTCGGTTAACTCTATAAAATTACTTTCATAATTTTACGGAATCTAGATTTTtcttaaaaactgaaaaatacttaaaattatCTGTCTTATAaagaattaatttatttttttagtaataacTACCGTATTCTATTCTGTGaaccataaattttttattgggAATAGCAAAACTGGAAATGGTTCTTGAAGAGGAAAGATTGTTATTAACCAactaatttaacaaataatGCCCATTTATTTTCAGAAACCATTtgaagtttttaaaattatttgtagaAAACTGTTgaagattatattttaaagacctaaaaactgttttttaaaaaaagagtgAGAATAAATGTTGAGTAGCAAACAAATACTACACGAGTACAATTTAAAAATCTGTAAACTAAAAAGTAAGGAAATTAAATGAGAGaaatgaaaaatagaaaattataaatagcTCCGTTCTTTTATACTctctccggtccataatatttgccgcatttgagaatttttttttattcataatatttgtcatattagagtttcaaataaattattaatggttattttttcaaatttatccctaataataaataagttaGTATGGTTAAAAGAACTAGTCAAATATAAaactattaataattaatatgaataatttaataaaaatatatataaattaaatttttttatttatttttttaatctatatgaaataaaaaatacgaCAAATATTATAGACCGAAATGAGTATAATATATACTTTCATAAGATTTTTACAATTTTGTTCAGAACAGATGTTTATGGACTTTAAAATGATATTAGTAGGCTTGCTAATCTGGATAATAGGCCTTATTGTGGGTTGAAGTCTGAATGGCTTATTCACCCAACCAACCGCAATATTCAATGGGATAACTACtaaacgaacaaaggatcaaatcgccccctcaacttgacacgaaatatcaaatgagtcaatttcgtaacttttggtacaaacagacccaaaacttgcgttttcgtatcaaaacaGCCCCTCAGAGAgtgagttttttaattttatttaattaacttaattaatcataattaattctGAATTAATCTCTAATTAAAATCCTACTTATATCCTAATTAACACTAGGGACCTTTTCTTCCCTTTTaccatttatattaattaagacatgaaatttaaaatttatttcatattaaaaaaataaaagaacattAATCTAACCCTACTTTCTTAACCTTATcaccatttttcttctttctttccaGAGTTTCACCGCCGCCTCCAATGCCTCTACCACGTCCGCCTGCGTTTCGACCACCACGAGCTCTTTAGCGTTGTCAGTCCGTTTTGGCTCGTCTTCTTCGTCCCATTGGTGCAGCTGTTAGTCAAGGATGCGTCGCTGCTACTCGTCGTCGTCGCAGGCCGTTTTCGGTCCTCCTCGCTGCTGGTCCGCCTCCATTTCTTTTTTGCGGCGTTGATTTTTCGTGGGTGAGGGATATATGGTTGCAATTTTGGTGGAGATTTCAATCTCCGGCAACCTCGTCTCTGTAGTCTCCATAGCCTCGTTTTCGCgtggatttttgttttttgatttgaatttgtttaataagTTGTGACTTGTTGCTTATGCTTAATGGCAGTGAAgatagaaagttttgaaaagtgGTAGGCGGTGGTTTAGGTTTTACGAGTAAGtgagaaagaaaagaaagtggggaagaagaagataatttgtaaaaatacaaaaaggttcttatatttttattagaattgagtgttataatataaaaattaatatgattaatgtcaatttgtaaaataaattaaatatatgggctgttttaaactttttacatGTTGCAAGTGGAGAGTGAAATTCACTTGAAGGGGTGAGACTGGGCAATGGCCGAGAAAGGGTTTTTTTGATACAAAAACGCAAGTTATGGGTTATTTTGATCCACTTTCTTTGAAATTGACTCATTCGATATTTTgtaccaagttgagggggcgatttgatcctttgttcactACTAAACCATCCTAAAAGAtcattaatttacaaaaatatgtatttagttaaaaaattaattttattttaaaattaaaagaatttactTAATTTACGTAcattttttactataaaaatacaTGTTTGATATATTATCAATACATCCTTAATACATCTATGATATACTacgtaaaaaaatgaaaatatatttcgtattttttgtaaatcttTTAGGTATTTAATGTgaactttttgaaaaatatgcatttttataatttttccccattttttggattttttgtaattattccATATCTAATTAGCATGTTATCCTCTAATCATGTAGGTAGCACAAAATTTACTGTTTAATAAacgtttttcattaaaaatatcgGACACTTGATATTTCacatataataatctatttttattataaaagattttaaaatgCCATTGTTTTGCCTTATCTGTATCTAAATGTTTCATTCTTTCAGTACGCAATAATCCAGCGGTGGACGACTCTAATATAGactatgtatttttaaaaaatatgtatgtttgataaaaaaatagtaaaatcatgtagtttgataaaaataaaaacatgtgTTCATTCGCTTAGCTGCTAAATGAGCTGAATTCATGTTCGCTCGTATAAAAGCTCCTCGTTTAGTATTTTTATGAGCACGTTCACGAGCTCGTCCAGTTAGCAGACGAACGAACATGAATTCGACacaaaccgaacatgaacaccttatttaaaattcaaatgaatATAAACCGAATATGAACACTTCGTTCATGTAACGAACCGAACATAAACGATCTGATAGCAGACTAAAtgtatataattatattcatttaCGATCCTTTCCTTTTTAATATAATCTTACTagctaataaatattttataaattgaatcattgagtcatttattagaaaaggataaattaaaaaaataataattaaagttattttgaaattatatataaataaataattataaataaatttatttgtataaatgGAAAAGAGAAAGGAGGGagtaaataatactccctccgtcccaatagagttgtccactttgagaattttttttgtctcaaaactcttgtccactttcaaaaagtaactaactttacacttaattttcctacattacccctatttaaagtccactaataaaagtaaattgcaagtggacactacattaaataggggtatgacaagaaaagtaaggaaaattttacaaaaactataaacaatgattgcttttcttaaactatgtgataaaggcaaagtggacaactctattgggacggagggagtatatgacGGGAGTATAATGAGTAATTCAATTATTGTGATAAACTGATTGCCCAATGCGAAATGAGTTTACCACTAACCATCATGCCTGGCCACTCTATCACACAAATATGAAATCTAGAAAACCATCTTCCTCCACGCGCTTTAGGAACGTGAACAACTCTTTTTAATCCTTAAAAGCAATTCTCACTGAAACCGCTAATAAATTTAGggttattttcataaaaatcatGACATTTacaagaaattttattttaatcacgacttttaaaagttgtcatataaaaccatgaactctcatttttttttaaatctatcaccaaattaatttttagtgtatttttgttgacgtGGCAACCGGAATCCggctgatttaaaaaaaaatgaaagataaaaatacaccgaaaaataatcggtgatagatttgaaaaaaatgaaaggtcatggttttatatgacaatttttaaaagtcgtgattaaaataaaatttcgtgtaaagttcattTTTATAGAATTGACCCATaaatttatttggaattatTCAAACTAAACTGACTAATTCTAATTATACccaaattatttgaaaatacaATAATTTGAACTATTGAGCTCTACaagtgataattttttatttttttagttgagCAGAACTATTTTATGCTATTTGTAGCTATATATAAATCTTTAAcatcatataaaataatttacattATTACATCCAATGGAATTTTTAAGTCTATTGTAgatattaacctttttagaaaaaaatgtatttatacCAATTTCATAGCTTTTTATTGACAGACTATGAATTTGAAACATAATTAATTCGTAAATATATATTGCAATATGATGTAATATCAccatatattaatatttacatattagtaaactagtttcgcattacgtgctatgcacgtggctcgtaacgtaattcgtcaataaatatattagtaaatttaatataattatatcaattttttatttacaattaatattaaattagttaagaatttttgtaaagtaaatataatatattcggttatacattttttttacatactgaatttatccttcatttgattttataataaccataattaaataattaacttaattttattaatttctatctttaaaaataataagatagaaatttaaataataatatattggccaaatacaatattttaattttgtagttcaatcaaactaaaagataggtaaaCCTACTAATTTGaaaacaatttagttattttttacatactaaaaactaaattggagataatttagcaacctattctaattaggactttaattacaatagtgataaattaaataactaattagttaatgactataaaatctttatttaatagtaaactgaaaacggttattcagtaaatttgtctgttcccccccatccgtgcttttatatatagtatagattagtaATAAatcgatattttaaaaataaatttaaaagtgacacaaaaatattatatatctagtaattttataataaataatgatATTTATCTACAATAATTTGAAATGTTAGTtatgaaaattcataaaacaatgAGATTTACAAATAGCAATTAGCTAATACTGAATTTAgatagatttatttttaaaattcaaacattttgtttttttaccaattgtggctaattttttttacattttttattggttgcgatcaaaatttgaaaatattgtCTAACTTTATAAAAGAGTTAATAAAAATGTGGcgtatttgaaaaaaattcaaagaccTGAATTTAAAAACTGGAATTCAAAAATTTTGTCAGAGGGAAAAAGAAgccttttaaatttgaaaataattataaaaattaaaaaattagccGTAATTGACAAAAACGTAAAAGTTtgtatagaaaaataatttttgaatttaatatatttaataatacaatttattttataaaaactacaAATATATCTAAAAACCGTCACTGGTTAGAGGCAGCCAGGCAGGGGACCACGCTTTAAAACATGCAGGTGAAACTAAAACAAAACTTATCTGCCTGCTGTATTCTACTCTAATCCATGCAATCCTCACCTCTCTCCCATCTTTCTATTTCACACTACCACCTGCTAAGCAAAAAATAACCGTTTTTCTTGCTTGCTTTAAGCATGTGTTGAACTCCGGCAAATTAATGGACAGAGACACAGTTTTTGCTCCGGTCGAAACTCAGGCGGCTCTGAAGAAGAAGACGGCTGTCTCTACGAATTGGATTTTGCTGGATAGCAATGGACAGAGTACGATTCTTGATGTGGACAAGTATGCTATTATGCGGAGAGTTCAAATTCACGCTCGAGATCTTCGAATGCTTGATCCTCTTTTATCTTATCCTTCTACTATTTTAGGCCGAGAGCGAGTTATTGTTCTCAATTTGGAggtttttttttcagttttcaagtttttttcagtttgatttttgtACCTGTTTTGATTGCTTTTGTTTCTGATTTGTTCTTATTTTGATTTTGCAGCATATTAAAGCTATAATCACAGCAGAAGAGGTAAGTATTTGTTGTTAATTTGTTGcagttaattttttcattttgtttttcgAATAAACTGAGTTCAGATTGAATTACACATTGTTTAGTTTAGAAATGAAGAATTTGTTAGCTAAACTGTGGATTGCGAGCTGGTTTTAGTCAGGCAATTAATTATGAATTGTTGATTAGTAGGTGTTGCTTAGAGATCCAATGGATGATAATGTAATTCCTATTGTTGAAGAGCTTCGAAGACGGTTGCCTCTTGTGTGTGTCACTACTAGTCAAGTTCAAGGTGAAGAAGATGAGCAGCACTCTGGGGTGCAAAAAGATGTCGATACGGGCGAAGAAATCGGTATAATATTCGACTGTTAATTAAATTGCTTCGGTTTTAAATTTCGTTTTGGTTATGGATCATGCTAATTGCTAATCATATATTGTAGAATTTCCATTTGAATTCCGAGCATTAGAGGTTGCATTGGAAGCCATTTGTAGTTTTCTAGATGCGCGTACTCAAGAATTGGAGACGGATGCTTATCCTGCTTTAGATGAGCTTACCTCCAAGGTAAAAGGCCTTAATTTCTTGATGATATATGAATTTGATATTtggattaattataaattagacAAGTTCTTCCATATTTCTGTCGAATTGCAATAATGTTATGCAGATTAGCAGTCTTAACTTGGATCGGGTGCGTAAATTGAAGAGTTCTATGACCAGATTGACTAATCGGGTTCAAAAGGTATGTCAATATCTCTATACCGATAAATACTTAAGTAAATTAGGTGCACTACGTAGTATTATAAACCgtttaattaataatcattaataattttttatttagaagtGATGTGACTTTCATTAATAAGGGTAAATAATCACCAAACatattaaatttgaaatgaATGTGCTGAACTAGTTTCACCTAATAATCTCCTTTGTGGCACCTACACTGCTAAAACAAGTGACTGGAATCCTCTCTAgaatatttacattttatcCTTTATTGGTAGTCTGACCAATCCAAATTTCTGAATTTTCTAAATCTAGATGCTGCATAGTGCATAACAGAGcacttttttcttttgataaagCATAACAGAGCACTTAGTTGCTGGTAAAGTAAGTGTTATAGGTcaaatgaatttataaattcatttattaaaCTTAATTGTCATTTATATGCAGAACGCTAAGTTGTGCCAGTTTAGTCAAGCATAAATTCCCTTGCtatcaatttttcaaattgtcAATTAGAAAAGATTAAGATTCCaactttattttttgatgaataagatTCCAACTTATTGAAAATATAGTACTACAACTCTAGCCccttaacttatttttatgaaaaattctaCAACtgcacaattatataaaaatctcaaaaaagtcTATTAAATTCATCAAGATTTTCAATTATTAGTTGCAATTATCTCATAGGTAGCTAATTAAACTTTAACAATTTCtatattcttaaaaaataatgaatGATTCACgaacaaattattattatttttataatattttaatcgtttacttaaaattatttatataaaacttataaattttgaaaataatttaaaacttttgacTCTTTGCAACCCCTTGTATAAAATccaatgaaattttaaaattattagcaATCCAAAACTTAggtattatatttcaattaaaaatatcaaataattgaGATGGAGAGCCCAtcacttataccatttgagataTACCTCGTTGgtaaaatcaaataattgttaaaaatattattatttatattgaaaatacataaattattactctctttttttagtttttagatatatagaaattattaaattttagttatgtcttacaaaacatttaaatataattaaatctttaaataatatttagttACTTATGAAAAAGAGTATTGACTTGGTAGACTTGTTCAATATTTTTCATGTACTCTTTTAATTGTAGACTAAATTATCACATATATAAgcttagagcatctccaatgggatgctactttttatgctaaatttagcatgaaaaagtgGTAAAATGCTATAGATagcataacattttaaattttactccaatgcacaaatttaaaaagaaatgttataactatttattaagataattatctcttaattttattaattgctaattatttaataatttttttaattaaatattttatactaaaatttatgtaatattttttttaatttaataatgagcttttcaaaagatataattaaaataatcgatgaattatataaaaataaattatttaatttttttattatactgATGTATGGTCtacttttaaaaatcaaatcgatgttgtaaaattaaatagaggtacaaaatttaaaataaaaaaagtaaaataaaataaaaaaaagtaggttaaaataataaatgcaaaaatGACCatggtaaaattgtaattaataatgaattgctattggttgttgaattttagcatatgctatagtctgtgctaaatttagcacgtgatatagcatatgctaaatttagcacaaactatagcactgcattggagatgctcttagatCGTTAAAAGATTACAGTTGTGCAATAGGGGTGAGAAAAAAAACCCGGCCGTTCGaattaaccgaccgaaccgatgATTTTCGGTCTGTTaggttttaaatttgatttggttggttggttttaataaaaaaatttggttttcgATTATCGATTtggtttgaaatttatttatctaaattaaacAAACCGGCCGAATAAACTAAAAGTCCGATACttcttttttctaattttctctggtaatttgattttttttactttttatatttggTCGGTTTGGTTTTGGCTATTCGGTCAACCAGTTAATTCGGTTTGAGACTTGTCGATTCGATTTCGACTGAACCGATCAAATGTTCACCCCTTTGTACCATTTTTGAAGACATTTCATTTTCTTTAGATTGACGATAAGATATAGTTGACAATAATCGAATCTATATTAGACCAAACTGACCtaggttttattttgatttatagtGGACGAATATGCCAAAGTCGTGAATAGTAATACAACAAAAGTTCTTTTCACCCCTTCAACTtggtataaaagaaaaaagtgtCTAAATTGGcagtttttgataaataaatccGCATGTTGGTAAAATTTGGTCATTGTACCCCTTTTTCTAATGATCATGCTTTATCAGCTTTGGGTTTATTTGTTTAAAACCATTAACTTAGAACATTTTTGGTCCTTTGTGCTAAGTTGTAAGGGTGAAATGAACCTTTATTGATATAAATTCGTTGGCCTTCTATATTTTACAAGTTAAGATTGGATTTGTGGCGCATTTTGGTGTGCAGATAAGAGATGAACTTGAACAACTTCTGGATGATGACGATGACATGGCAGACCTTTACTTATCTAGAAAGTTGGTTAGCTTTTCACCTGTTAGTAGCTCTGGAGCTCCTGGCAATTGGTTTCTTAGCTCTCCCACTATAGGCTCTAAGATATCCAGAACAAGCAGGGCCAGTGTGACAACAATGCAAGAAGAGCATGATGTCGAGGAGCTTGAGATGTTGCTTGAGGTTGAGTTACTGAAGTAGTATCTTATTA
This window contains:
- the LOC126653987 gene encoding magnesium transporter MRS2-I-like; this translates as MDRDTVFAPVETQAALKKKTAVSTNWILLDSNGQSTILDVDKYAIMRRVQIHARDLRMLDPLLSYPSTILGRERVIVLNLEHIKAIITAEEVLLRDPMDDNVIPIVEELRRRLPLVCVTTSQVQGEEDEQHSGVQKDVDTGEEIEFPFEFRALEVALEAICSFLDARTQELETDAYPALDELTSKISSLNLDRVRKLKSSMTRLTNRVQKIRDELEQLLDDDDDMADLYLSRKLVSFSPVSSSGAPGNWFLSSPTIGSKISRTSRASVTTMQEEHDVEELEMLLEAYFMQIDGTLNKLTTLREYIDDTEDYINIQLDNHRNQLIQLELFLCSGTVCLSVYSLVAAIFGMNLKYTWREGHSYVFKWVVIITSMLCATLFASIISYARHKGLVGS